The sequence below is a genomic window from Candidatus Alcyoniella australis.
TGCGCGGAGCGGCCGGCGGGCCGCGCCCGAGTTTCTGCTCGGGAGGCGATGTCAACGAGATGCTCGCCCTGGATCCGGCGAACGGCCGCGTTTTTCTCTACAAGCTGTTCAACCTCTTCCAGCGCATCCGCAACGCGCCCAAGCCGGTAATCGCGGCCGTGGACGGCTTCTGCCTCGGCGGCGGCAACGAGATCAACCTTGTCTGCGATTTGACCCTGGCCACCCGACGCTCGGTGTTCGGCCAGGTCGGCCCCAGCGTGGGCTCGATCCCGCTGCTCGCCGGAACCCAACTGCTGCCGCGGCTGGTGGGCGACAAGCGCGCCAAGGAGATCATCTTTCTCTGCCGCCGCTACAGCGCGAGCGAGGCGCTGGACCTGGGCTGGATCAACCACGTGGTTGACGACGAGGGACTGGACCAGGCTGTGGAC
It includes:
- a CDS encoding enoyl-CoA hydratase-related protein — its product is MEFEDVLFERTEHTAKISINRPEVYNAFRTQTIEELHSALAQAADDSSIGVIVLRGAAGGPRPSFCSGGDVNEMLALDPANGRVFLYKLFNLFQRIRNAPKPVIAAVDGFCLGGGNEINLVCDLTLATRRSVFGQVGPSVGSIPLLAGTQLLPRLVGDKRAKEIIFLCRRYSASEALDLGWINHVVDDEGLDQAVDQWCERILQMSPQSLRIAKASLNFESDQLLPSFTHGIEALALTYGSEELTEGMQAFLEKRKPEFNNFRK